The following proteins are encoded in a genomic region of Zea mays cultivar B73 chromosome 9, Zm-B73-REFERENCE-NAM-5.0, whole genome shotgun sequence:
- the LOC100281205 gene encoding pre-mRNA-processing ATP-dependent RNA helicase prp-5 (The RefSeq protein has 2 substitutions compared to this genomic sequence), with protein MSKRPKLEGFSIPRPTSYNFERSQPVQRLYRPTDDPDLDDIAFSDDAPSDAPAGTAVDGKAEHDEEIDPLDAFMAEIQEEIRAPPPPPKAEALRRADSDDDEDDPVESFLRAKKDAGLTLAADAMRAGYDSDEEVYAAAKAVDAGMMEYDSDDNPIVVDKKTIEPIPALDHSTIEYDTFTKDFYEEKPSISGMSDQEVADYMKSLAIRVSGFDVPRPIKNFEDCGFPVPLMNAIAKQAYQKPTTIQCQALPIVLSGRDIIGIAKTGSGKTAAFVLPMIVHIMDQPELEKEEGPIGVICAPTRELAHQIYLEAKKFAKPYNLRVAAVYGGVSKFDQFKELKAGCEVVIATPGRLIDLLKMKALKMFRATYLVLDEADRMFDLGFEPQIRSIVGQIRPGRQTLLFSATMPYKVERLAREILTDPIRVTVGQVGGANEDIKQVVNVIPSDAEKMPWLLEKLPGMIDDGDVLVFASKKARVDEIERELNQRGFRIAALHGDKDQASRMETLQKFKSGTYHVLVATDVAARGLDIKSIKTVVNFDIAKEMDMHIHRIGRTGRAGDKDGTAYTLITQKEARFAGELVQSLIAAGQDVPNELMDLAMKDVRFRAKRDSRKGLKKGGKGKGGVGGGAGRGRGVRGVDFGLGIGYNAESGSQVPAPRSAAINSLKTGVMQQFKSSFVSGSSNTPSSSAPSLVRPALRGFVSGGTIGGDTRPAQPAPTFVTASWPAQAAPSVPASRPAAGNNNENGNPNPKSSRDRPRERKRPSGWDR; from the exons ATGTCGAAGCGGCCGAAGCTTGAGGGTTTCAGCATCCCGCGGCCAACCTCCTACAACTTCGAGCGCTCTCAGCCCGTGCAGCGGCTCTACCGTCCGACCGATGACCCGGACCTCGACGACATCGCCTTCTCCGACGACGCTCCGTCAGATGCCCCAGCCGGCACCGCGGTGGATGGAAAGGCGGAGCATGACGAGGAGATCGACCCGCTCGACGCCTTCATGGCGGAGATCCAGGAGGAGATCCGCGCGCCGCCCCCGCCGCCCAAGGCCGAGGCGCTTCGCCGCGCGGACTCCGGCGACGATGAAGATGACCCCGTTGAGAGCTTTCTGCGGGCCAAGAAGGATGCCGGGCTCACGCTGGCCGCCGACGCCATGCGCGCTGGTTATGACTCCGACGAGGAGGTCTACGCCGCTGCCAAGGCCGTCGACGCCGGCATGATGGAGTACGACTCCGATGACAATCCTATAGTCGTCGACAAGAAGACAATAGAGCCCATACCTGCACTCGATCACTCGACCATCGAGTATGACACCTTCACCAAAGATTTCTACGAGGAGAAGCCGTCGATTTCAG GTATGAGTGACCAAGAGGTAGCAGATTATATGAAAAGTTTGGCAATTCGGGTTTCTGGTTTTGATGTGCCAAGGCCAATAAAAAACTTTGAGGATTGTGGGTTTCCTGTACCGCTGATGAATGCTATTGCCAAGCAAGCCTATCAAAAACCAACTACGATTCAGTGCCAGGCTTTACCTATTGTACTTTCAGGCAGAGATATcattggtattgcaaagactggtTCTGGCAAAACTGCAGCTTTTGTGCTCCCTATGATTGTTCATATTATGGATCAGCCTGAGCTTGAGAAAGAAGAAGGTCCAATAGGAGTCATTTGTGCTCCAACAAGAGAATTGGCACATCAGATATATCTCGAAGCTAAGAAGTTTGCAAAGCCGTACAACCTTCGAGTTGCTGCTGTATATGGTGGTGTTTCCAAGTTTGACCAGTTTAAAGAACTGAAAGCAGGTTGTGAAGTAGTCATTGCAACCCCAGGGAGATTAATAGACTTGCTGAAGATGAAGGCATTGAAGATGTTTAGAGCAACTTATCTGGTCCTTGATGAAGCTGATCGAATGTTCGATCTTGGATTTGAGCCACAAATACGATCCATTGTTGGTCAAATTAGACCAGGTCGACAAACATTACTTTTTTCTGCCACAATGCCATACAAAGTAGAGCGTTTGGCAAGAGAAATATTGACTGATCCTATTAGAGTTACAGTTGGTCAAGTTGGTGGTGCTAATGAAGACATTAAACAAGTTGTTAATGTAATCCCTTCTGATGCTGAGAAAATGCCTTGGCTTTTGGAGAAATTACCTGGAATGATTGATGATGGAGATGTTCTTGTATTCGCTTCTAAGAAGGCTAGAGTGGATGAGATAGAGAGAGAGTTGAATCAGAGAGGATTCAGGATTGCAGCACTTCATGGTGACAAGGATCAAGCTTCTCGTATGGAGACCCTGCAGAAGTTCAAATCTGGGACCTACCATGTTCTGGTTGCAACTGATGTTGCCGCACGAGGTCTTGACATCAAATCGATTAAAACAGTTGTCAACTTTGATATCGCAAAAGAGATGGATATGCATATTCACCGAATTGGAAGAACTGGTCGTGCTGGTGACAAAGATGGCACTGCATACACTCTGATTACTCAGAAGGAGGCAcgctttgccggtgaactggttcAAAGTTTGATTGCTGCTGGCCAGGATGTACCCAATGAACTCATGGATCTGGCTATGAAG GATGTAAGATTCAGAGCAAAACGGGACTCCAGGAAAG GTGGGAAGAAAGGTGGCAAAGGAAAAGGTGGCGTCGGTGGTGGTGCTGGGCGCGGTCGTGGTGTGCGTGGAGTTGATTTTGGCCTCGGCATAGGTTACAATGCCGAATCTGGTTCACAGGTGCCTGCTCCAAGATCTGCTGCTATAAATTCGTTGAAGACAGGGGTGATGCAACAATTTAAGAGCAGCTTTGTGTCTGGATCTTCAAACACGCCAAGCAGCAGTGCACCTTCCTTGGTAAGACCAGCACTACGTGGCTTTGTGTCTGGGGGCACCATTGGAGGAGACACACGGCCTGCACAGCCTGCCCCCACTTTCGTAACTGCATCCTGGCCAGCACAGGCTGCCCCCTCCGTCCCTGCATCCCGCCCTGCTGCTGGAAATAACAATGAAAATGGGAACCCAAATCCCAAAAG TTCACGGGATCGGCCCAGGGAGAGAAAACGACCATCAGGTTGGGATCGTTAG